A single genomic interval of SAR202 cluster bacterium harbors:
- a CDS encoding HEAT repeat domain-containing protein gives MSFQKTRKCPEGYPAPQVPENEKEKKVYLRKATAEAKEAAAPLLRELADIGVNVESIWDLVNYNFDYRQAVPILIDWLPRMQNIRVREAIVRALTVKFASPAAIYPLLIEFECGSEFIKWEVGNALAEVADKSVFDDILRLVKEPQHGTARQELIISLGRLKDKRAIPTLVNLLRDPDVQGHAINALRLLSATEARSAIEPFLAHEKAWIRREAKSALGKFDKLGKDS, from the coding sequence ATGAGCTTTCAAAAGACACGTAAGTGTCCTGAAGGTTACCCAGCGCCTCAGGTACCAGAAAACGAGAAGGAGAAAAAAGTCTACCTTCGTAAGGCGACGGCTGAAGCCAAAGAAGCAGCAGCGCCCCTGCTAAGAGAACTAGCCGATATCGGGGTCAATGTTGAATCTATTTGGGACCTGGTGAATTACAATTTTGACTATCGGCAGGCTGTGCCGATTCTGATTGACTGGCTGCCAAGGATGCAGAATATAAGAGTAAGGGAAGCAATTGTAAGGGCCCTGACGGTAAAGTTTGCTAGTCCCGCGGCTATATACCCTCTCCTAATAGAATTCGAATGCGGTAGTGAGTTTATTAAGTGGGAAGTGGGTAATGCCCTTGCCGAAGTAGCAGATAAGAGTGTGTTCGACGACATCTTAAGACTAGTCAAGGAGCCTCAGCACGGGACGGCGCGCCAAGAGTTGATAATAAGCTTAGGACGCCTGAAAGATAAAAGAGCGATTCCTACCCTTGTTAACCTACTGAGGGATCCAGACGTCCAGGGCCACGCAATAAACGCCCTGCGCCTCTTGAGTGCTACTGAGGCCAGGTCCGCCATAGAGCCCTTCTTGGCCCACGAGAAAGCGTGGATTCGTAGGGAAGCCAAGTCAGCCCTCGGGAAGTTTGACAAGCTAGGGAAAGATTCTTAG
- a CDS encoding amidohydrolase has translation MWNNMKVIDADAHMHEPQYLWERYVEPAFRERVPKVIGMNGINFIYEPDGRIIPHGQGKTGHSAAAYRWMEKKYGEAYRQWWSPEIRLKDMDKHGWDAQVILPTGGNGSFAGDAALKDPEVGGALSRAYHNWCREYCDANPKRLFFTAILPAGDVEIMMAEAHRTVEKLGAVSARNPLLPEGKWLHHSEMDPLWQFASEADFPITIHGEYLRRRFQPFASIKGKEPAFAALDHAVGFAFDNMATLGHFIFGGVLERFPKLRLGILESNVGWVPFWLGRLDEHAHGRQSAFSDEGSIPPLQPSEYFKRQCIMSADADEPGLKYAVDFLGEDHLVFNTDYPHPDAPDPESVRPAFDAQPISQSAKRKILWDNAVRLYGRRMGV, from the coding sequence ATGTGGAACAACATGAAGGTTATTGACGCGGACGCGCACATGCACGAGCCGCAGTATTTGTGGGAGCGGTATGTGGAGCCGGCGTTTAGGGAGCGGGTTCCCAAGGTCATCGGGATGAATGGCATCAATTTTATCTATGAGCCGGACGGGAGGATTATTCCGCACGGGCAGGGGAAGACGGGGCATTCGGCGGCGGCGTATCGATGGATGGAGAAGAAGTACGGGGAGGCGTACCGGCAGTGGTGGTCGCCGGAGATCCGGCTGAAGGATATGGACAAGCACGGGTGGGACGCGCAGGTAATCCTGCCGACGGGCGGGAACGGGAGCTTTGCCGGCGACGCGGCGCTGAAGGACCCGGAGGTGGGAGGCGCGCTGTCGAGGGCGTACCACAACTGGTGCCGGGAGTACTGCGACGCCAACCCCAAGCGGCTGTTTTTCACGGCCATACTGCCCGCCGGCGATGTGGAGATTATGATGGCAGAGGCGCATCGGACGGTGGAGAAGCTGGGAGCGGTGTCGGCGCGGAACCCGCTGCTGCCGGAGGGGAAGTGGCTGCATCATTCGGAGATGGATCCGCTGTGGCAGTTCGCGTCGGAGGCGGACTTTCCGATCACCATTCACGGCGAATATTTGAGGCGGCGTTTTCAGCCCTTCGCGTCGATAAAAGGGAAGGAGCCGGCCTTTGCGGCGCTGGACCATGCAGTGGGGTTTGCCTTCGACAACATGGCGACGCTGGGGCACTTTATCTTCGGCGGGGTGCTGGAGCGGTTTCCCAAGCTGAGGCTTGGGATACTGGAGTCGAACGTGGGGTGGGTGCCTTTCTGGTTGGGGAGGCTGGACGAGCATGCGCACGGGCGGCAGAGCGCGTTTTCGGACGAAGGGTCGATACCGCCGCTGCAGCCCAGCGAGTATTTCAAGCGGCAGTGCATAATGTCGGCGGACGCGGACGAGCCGGGGCTAAAGTACGCGGTGGACTTTCTGGGGGAGGACCATCTGGTGTTCAACACCGACTATCCGCACCCTGACGCGCCAGACCCTGAGAGCGTGAGGCCGGCTTTTGACGCTCAGCCGATAAGCCAGAGCGCGAAGAGGAAGATTTTGTGGGATAACGCGGTGAGGCTGTATGGGCGGAGGATGGGGGTTTAG